From Novosphingobium decolorationis, one genomic window encodes:
- a CDS encoding retropepsin-like aspartic protease family protein, giving the protein MSAGDLGATLEGQPLLALTVAAIVLAVAAQMVSAQRPSLGTGMRNVAYLGLLVAGLLTVVQFAGSNRTSDAALWLDHTREARIEGDETVIAMRADGHFWVKAQLNGEPVDFMIDTGATYTTVPQSVAQRTGLAASEDGEGRLLDTANGTVVARMGLARSLRLGTIEASDLPLAVLPDTQNDTAVIGMNLLSQMKSWRVEGERLILTP; this is encoded by the coding sequence GTGAGCGCAGGTGACCTTGGTGCCACGCTGGAAGGCCAGCCGCTCCTCGCCTTGACGGTGGCCGCGATCGTGCTCGCCGTGGCCGCCCAGATGGTGAGCGCGCAGCGTCCGAGCCTTGGCACAGGGATGCGCAATGTCGCCTACCTCGGACTGCTTGTGGCAGGCCTGCTCACGGTGGTGCAGTTCGCAGGCAGTAACCGGACTTCGGACGCCGCGCTCTGGCTCGATCACACCCGCGAGGCCCGGATCGAAGGCGATGAGACCGTCATCGCGATGCGCGCGGACGGGCACTTCTGGGTCAAGGCGCAACTGAACGGCGAACCCGTCGACTTCATGATCGACACCGGCGCGACCTATACCACGGTCCCCCAAAGCGTCGCGCAGCGCACCGGCCTTGCCGCGAGCGAAGACGGTGAAGGGCGACTGCTCGACACCGCCAACGGCACCGTTGTCGCGCGCATGGGCCTGGCCCGCTCGCTGCGCCTGGGCACCATCGAGGCGAGCGACCTGCCGCTCGCCGTCCTGCCCGACACGCAGAACGACACCGCCGTCATCGGCATGAACCTGCTCTCACAGATGAAGAGCTGGCGCGTGGAAGGCGAGCGGCTGATCCTGACACCGTGA
- a CDS encoding CCA tRNA nucleotidyltransferase — protein sequence MTERLCAEWMGRADLADLVAALGKGCARYVGGAVRDTLLGLAVKDIDMATTLRPEEVMQRLEDAGIRRVPTGIEHGTVTAVLPGGPVEITTLRHDVSTDGRRATVAFAQDWHEDAARRDFTINALYADPADGTIYDYFEGQTDLATRTVRFIGDARQRIREDHLRILRYFRFQARFGSQPADEDAESACRELAATLKGLSRERVGMETMNLLGLPDPAPTIARMKALGVLDVILPEARPEALTALIACEQRQDIAPDAVRRLAALLPADVALAEQIASRFRLSGAQKKRLALAAAREDIPGAPRALAFRLGMDQALDRLLIAGADVTPLKDWTIPAFPLKGGQIVARGVGAGPEVARVLRTVEALWIAEGFPDSPRVEQLLDDVIAQQGPA from the coding sequence ATGACTGAACGGCTTTGCGCCGAGTGGATGGGCCGCGCGGATCTCGCCGATCTGGTCGCGGCACTGGGCAAGGGCTGCGCGCGCTACGTCGGCGGCGCGGTGCGCGATACGTTGCTGGGCCTTGCCGTCAAGGACATCGACATGGCCACCACGCTGCGCCCCGAAGAGGTCATGCAGCGCCTTGAGGATGCCGGGATCCGGCGCGTACCCACCGGCATCGAACACGGCACCGTCACGGCGGTCCTGCCCGGCGGCCCGGTCGAGATCACCACGCTGCGCCACGACGTATCGACCGATGGGCGCCGCGCCACGGTCGCCTTCGCGCAGGATTGGCACGAGGACGCCGCGCGCCGCGATTTCACCATCAACGCCCTCTACGCCGATCCCGCTGACGGCACGATCTACGACTATTTCGAGGGCCAGACGGACCTCGCCACGCGCACTGTGCGCTTTATCGGCGATGCCCGTCAGCGCATCCGCGAGGATCACTTGCGCATCTTGCGCTACTTCCGCTTCCAGGCCCGGTTCGGCAGCCAGCCCGCCGACGAAGACGCCGAGAGCGCCTGCCGCGAACTCGCCGCGACACTCAAAGGTCTTTCGCGTGAGCGGGTGGGCATGGAGACGATGAACCTCCTCGGCCTCCCCGACCCCGCCCCGACCATCGCGCGCATGAAGGCGCTGGGCGTTCTCGACGTGATCCTGCCCGAAGCCCGCCCCGAAGCGCTCACCGCCCTTATCGCCTGCGAGCAACGCCAGGACATCGCGCCCGATGCGGTTCGCCGCCTTGCCGCCCTGCTCCCGGCCGATGTTGCTCTTGCCGAACAGATCGCCTCGCGCTTCCGGCTTTCGGGCGCGCAGAAGAAGCGCCTCGCGCTTGCCGCGGCGCGCGAGGATATTCCCGGTGCGCCGCGGGCCCTCGCGTTCCGACTGGGCATGGACCAGGCGCTCGACCGCCTGCTCATCGCAGGGGCCGATGTCACCCCCCTCAAGGACTGGACCATCCCCGCCTTCCCGCTCAAAGGCGGCCAGATCGTCGCGCGCGGTGTCGGCGCAGGTCCCGAGGTCGCACGTGTCCTGCGCACCGTCGAAGCCCTGTGGATCGCGGAAGGATTCCCGGATAGCCCGCGCGTAGAGCAGCTGCTCGACGATGTGATCGCACAGCAAGGCCCCGCGTGA
- a CDS encoding CoA pyrophosphatase: MSALFEAVKRRFEAREGHAQPRRFTDPRTAQIESFIPAAVLIALTERERPGMLLLHRPSSMRAHPGQVAFPGGRIDPGEAPVEAALREANEELGIDPACVRVVGTGDLYRTGSGYEITPVLGIVPPDIEIRPNPAEVAKWFEAPVDFVLDPANQKARSLEWEGATREYVEIMWEGHRIWGVTGAIITNLTHRLNWHD; encoded by the coding sequence ATGAGCGCCCTGTTCGAAGCCGTGAAGCGCCGTTTCGAGGCGCGCGAAGGGCATGCCCAGCCCCGCCGCTTCACCGATCCGCGCACCGCGCAGATCGAGAGCTTCATCCCCGCCGCCGTCCTCATCGCCCTGACCGAACGCGAACGGCCGGGCATGCTCCTCCTCCACCGCCCCTCCTCGATGCGCGCGCATCCGGGGCAGGTCGCCTTTCCCGGTGGCCGGATCGATCCGGGCGAAGCGCCTGTCGAGGCTGCCTTGCGCGAAGCGAACGAGGAACTGGGCATTGATCCCGCGTGCGTGCGGGTCGTGGGCACGGGGGATCTCTACCGCACCGGCAGCGGCTACGAGATCACGCCCGTCCTTGGCATCGTGCCCCCCGACATCGAGATCCGCCCCAACCCCGCCGAGGTCGCCAAGTGGTTCGAGGCCCCGGTCGACTTCGTGCTCGATCCCGCCAACCAGAAGGCCAGAAGCCTGGAATGGGAAGGCGCAACGCGCGAATATGTCGAGATCATGTGGGAGGGGCACCGCATCTGGGGCGTCACCGGCGCCATCATTACCAACCTGACGCATAGGCTGAACTGGCATGACTGA
- a CDS encoding ribonuclease HII, whose protein sequence is MTLPSIGPYGGIALVRPHVMGIDEAGRGPLAGPVVAGAVLLGKNAPAGLDDSKKLSASRRLQLETEIHKTCLWAVGVVDVETIDRINIFAATMLAMTRAASSLCSKAGLEPDEVLVDGNKTPEGRSEGWRWSNVRAIVGGDGSEAAISAASIIAKQHRDRIMRVLAQAFPMYGWERNAGYGTAGHLAALREHGPSPHHRRSFSPIAQLEMAF, encoded by the coding sequence ATGACGCTTCCTTCTATCGGCCCCTACGGGGGCATCGCGCTGGTTCGCCCGCATGTCATGGGCATCGATGAGGCCGGTCGTGGGCCGCTGGCCGGGCCTGTTGTGGCGGGCGCCGTGCTGCTTGGCAAGAACGCCCCGGCCGGGCTCGACGATTCCAAGAAACTCTCGGCCAGCCGCCGGTTGCAGCTGGAAACAGAAATACACAAAACCTGTCTCTGGGCTGTGGGCGTGGTCGATGTCGAGACGATCGACCGCATCAACATCTTCGCCGCGACCATGCTGGCGATGACCCGCGCGGCCAGTTCGCTGTGCTCCAAGGCCGGGCTCGAACCGGATGAGGTTCTCGTCGATGGCAACAAGACGCCGGAGGGGCGCAGCGAGGGCTGGCGCTGGTCCAACGTGCGCGCAATCGTAGGCGGCGATGGCAGCGAGGCGGCGATTTCGGCGGCCTCGATCATTGCCAAGCAGCACCGAGACCGGATCATGCGTGTCCTGGCGCAGGCCTTTCCGATGTATGGCTGGGAGCGCAATGCCGGTTACGGCACGGCGGGGCACCTTGCCGCCCTGCGCGAACACGGGCCGAGCCCGCATCACCGCCGCAGTTTTTCGCCCATCGCCCAGCTCGAGATGGCTTTCTGA
- a CDS encoding GNAT family N-acetyltransferase, whose protein sequence is MSNSSDTATVIPLDNVDPALVEDLLDRAFEPERRQRTAYKVREGMEWLPALSFAVMDDKDMMVGSIQCWPVALTDDDGRAHPMIMVGPVAVLPEEQNRGYGQVLMSAAMSGIDERAPLPQVLIGDPEYYGRFWGFSNAQTQGWELPGPFEASRLLVRCDNPAVLPAKGTLGPWTR, encoded by the coding sequence ATGTCCAACTCGTCCGACACCGCAACCGTCATTCCGCTCGACAACGTCGACCCTGCCCTCGTCGAGGATCTGCTCGACCGCGCGTTCGAACCCGAGCGACGCCAACGCACCGCCTACAAGGTGCGCGAAGGCATGGAATGGCTCCCTGCGCTCAGCTTTGCGGTCATGGACGACAAGGACATGATGGTCGGCTCGATCCAGTGCTGGCCGGTCGCGCTGACCGACGACGATGGCCGCGCACACCCGATGATCATGGTCGGACCCGTTGCCGTCCTGCCCGAGGAACAGAACCGCGGCTACGGCCAGGTACTGATGTCGGCGGCCATGTCGGGCATCGACGAGCGCGCGCCGCTCCCGCAGGTCCTCATCGGCGATCCCGAATACTACGGCCGCTTCTGGGGCTTCAGCAACGCCCAGACGCAAGGCTGGGAGCTGCCCGGTCCGTTCGAGGCGAGCCGTCTGCTGGTGCGCTGCGACAACCCGGCCGTGCTGCCCGCAAAGGGCACGCTCGGTCCCTGGACGCGCTGA
- a CDS encoding site-specific DNA-methyltransferase, translating to MGQVLVKERIRAKAPAPTPKELLPLGQIIPGDCIEAMRQIPDASVDMVFADPPYNLQLGGDLDRPDGSRVDAVNDEWDKFASFATYDQFTRDWLTEARRVLKPDGSLWVIGSYHNVFRLGAIMQDMGFWILNDIVWRKANPMPNFKGTRFTNAHETLIWASMGEKAKYTFNYRAMKTLNDELQMRSDWHLPICNGAERLKKDGRKVHPTQKPEALLYRVLLATTNKGDVVLDPFFGTGTTGAVAKRLGREWIGCEREGDYREAAMERIEMALELDESALKTMQSKRAAPKVAFGTLVETGWIAPGTELTAKKGKFTATVRADGSLASGPVTGSIHGVGKELQGAPSCNGWTFWSIQHEGKLKPLDDIRQLYLLATEP from the coding sequence ATGGGTCAGGTACTGGTCAAAGAACGGATTCGTGCGAAGGCACCTGCACCGACCCCGAAGGAACTGCTGCCGCTTGGCCAGATCATTCCGGGCGACTGCATCGAGGCGATGCGCCAGATCCCCGACGCGAGCGTCGACATGGTCTTCGCTGACCCGCCGTACAACCTGCAGCTGGGCGGCGATCTCGATCGTCCCGATGGCAGCCGCGTCGATGCGGTCAACGATGAATGGGACAAGTTCGCCAGCTTCGCGACCTATGACCAGTTCACCCGCGACTGGCTGACCGAGGCGCGCCGTGTTCTCAAGCCCGATGGCTCGCTGTGGGTGATCGGCTCGTACCACAACGTGTTCCGCCTCGGCGCGATCATGCAGGACATGGGCTTCTGGATCTTGAACGACATCGTGTGGCGCAAGGCAAACCCGATGCCCAACTTCAAGGGCACGCGCTTCACCAATGCGCACGAGACGCTGATCTGGGCGAGCATGGGCGAGAAGGCGAAGTACACCTTCAACTACCGCGCGATGAAGACGCTCAACGATGAACTGCAGATGCGTTCGGACTGGCACCTGCCGATCTGCAACGGCGCGGAGCGCCTGAAGAAGGACGGTCGCAAGGTCCACCCGACGCAGAAGCCCGAAGCGCTGCTCTATCGTGTGCTGCTCGCCACCACCAACAAGGGCGATGTCGTCCTCGATCCCTTCTTCGGCACCGGCACGACCGGCGCGGTCGCCAAGCGCCTGGGCCGCGAATGGATCGGCTGCGAACGTGAAGGCGATTATCGCGAAGCGGCGATGGAGCGCATCGAGATGGCGCTCGAACTCGACGAAAGCGCGCTCAAGACCATGCAGTCCAAGCGTGCGGCGCCCAAGGTTGCTTTCGGCACCCTGGTCGAGACCGGCTGGATCGCGCCGGGCACCGAGCTGACCGCCAAGAAGGGCAAGTTCACCGCGACCGTGCGCGCCGACGGCTCGCTCGCTTCGGGGCCTGTGACGGGATCGATCCACGGCGTGGGCAAGGAGCTGCAGGGCGCGCCGTCGTGCAACGGCTGGACTTTCTGGAGCATCCAGCACGAAGGCAAGCTCAAGCCGCTCGACGACATCCGCCAGCTCTACCTGCTCGCCACCGAACCGTGA
- a CDS encoding DUF1285 domain-containing protein, with protein MPYEAPPDLAGLSLADVAALLEARRLPPVETWEPAHVGDSHMRIAANGRWYHEGGLITRPAMVRAFASLLLCDAGGQHWLVTPTQKLSIAVEDAAFLAVDLKEEDGNLVFRLNTDDLVIAGPAHPITAEGDPDSPAIYLGVRHGCRARLNRSTYAQLAEIALASDDLSVTSGTAHFPLSPA; from the coding sequence ATGCCTTACGAAGCCCCACCCGACCTTGCCGGCCTTTCCCTCGCCGACGTGGCCGCGCTCCTCGAAGCGCGGCGGCTGCCGCCTGTCGAAACCTGGGAGCCCGCGCATGTCGGCGACAGCCACATGCGGATCGCGGCCAATGGCCGCTGGTACCACGAAGGCGGCCTGATCACGCGCCCCGCGATGGTGCGCGCCTTCGCCTCGCTTCTACTGTGCGATGCGGGCGGCCAGCACTGGCTCGTCACCCCCACCCAGAAACTGTCGATCGCGGTGGAGGATGCCGCGTTCCTCGCTGTCGACCTCAAGGAAGAGGACGGCAATCTCGTCTTTCGCCTCAACACCGATGACCTCGTGATCGCGGGCCCCGCGCACCCGATCACGGCCGAGGGCGATCCCGACAGCCCCGCCATCTATCTGGGCGTGCGCCACGGCTGCCGTGCCCGGCTCAACCGCAGCACGTACGCCCAGCTCGCCGAGATCGCGCTTGCAAGCGATGACCTCTCGGTCACCAGCGGCACCGCCCATTTCCCGCTGAGCCCGGCATGA
- a CDS encoding PQQ-dependent sugar dehydrogenase, with amino-acid sequence MFLPSLSALGLALASCGSSASDTRPTPEAAPPPFTVETLASFEEPWAMDIDAATNTAIITEKAGTIRLYLPDGSTGTVSGAPEVAYQGQGGLGDVLLAPQADWTPPENGSLDGRRVYLSWAEPGDGDTRGAAVGLGTLACSAPASCALEGLEVIWRQTPKVTGAGHYSHRLAFSPDESYLFVSSGERQKGEPAQDTSNTLGTIVRLLPDGSPAPGNPFADKGSPSDEIWSYGHRNVLGLAFDANGDLWDLEHGPAGGDEINRIEAGLNYGWPLVSDGDHYNGDPIPRHSTRPDLAAPAISWNPVIAPGDFILYKGDRYPGFHDKAVIASFSVPGLVLVALNGTQGVEEARYELDHRIREVRETPSGEIWLLEDGPAPDSGHLLKLVPPAKGQSAN; translated from the coding sequence ATGTTTCTGCCGTCCCTATCGGCGCTCGGGCTGGCGCTGGCAAGCTGCGGATCTTCGGCCTCCGACACGCGCCCGACTCCCGAAGCCGCGCCACCGCCCTTTACGGTGGAAACGCTGGCAAGCTTCGAGGAACCCTGGGCGATGGACATCGATGCGGCCACCAACACTGCGATCATCACCGAGAAAGCCGGGACGATCCGCCTCTATCTGCCCGATGGGAGCACGGGAACCGTCAGCGGCGCGCCTGAGGTCGCCTACCAGGGCCAGGGCGGCCTTGGCGATGTTCTCCTCGCCCCGCAGGCCGACTGGACACCGCCCGAGAACGGCTCGCTCGACGGGCGCCGGGTCTATCTCTCGTGGGCCGAGCCGGGCGACGGCGACACGCGCGGCGCAGCCGTCGGCCTTGGCACCCTGGCCTGCTCGGCGCCCGCCAGCTGCGCGCTTGAAGGCCTTGAGGTCATCTGGCGCCAGACCCCGAAGGTCACGGGCGCCGGACACTATTCGCACCGCCTCGCCTTCTCGCCGGATGAAAGCTACCTTTTCGTCAGCTCGGGCGAACGGCAGAAGGGCGAGCCCGCGCAGGACACCTCGAACACGCTGGGCACCATCGTGCGCCTGCTCCCCGATGGCTCCCCGGCGCCCGGGAACCCCTTCGCCGACAAGGGCTCGCCTTCCGACGAGATCTGGTCCTACGGCCACCGCAACGTCCTTGGCCTTGCCTTCGATGCGAACGGGGACCTGTGGGACCTTGAACACGGGCCTGCGGGCGGCGACGAGATCAACCGCATCGAGGCGGGCCTCAACTACGGCTGGCCGCTGGTCTCGGACGGCGATCACTACAACGGCGATCCGATTCCGCGCCACTCCACCCGCCCCGACCTTGCCGCGCCCGCCATCAGCTGGAACCCGGTGATCGCTCCGGGCGATTTCATCCTCTACAAGGGAGACCGCTACCCCGGGTTCCACGACAAGGCGGTCATTGCCTCGTTCTCCGTCCCCGGCCTCGTTCTGGTCGCGCTCAACGGCACGCAAGGTGTTGAAGAAGCGCGCTATGAGCTTGATCACCGCATCCGCGAGGTGCGTGAGACGCCCTCGGGCGAGATCTGGCTGCTGGAAGACGGTCCGGCTCCGGACAGCGGACACCTCCTCAAACTGGTGCCGCCTGCCAAGGGCCAAAGCGCGAATTGA